In Arachis hypogaea cultivar Tifrunner chromosome 17, arahy.Tifrunner.gnm2.J5K5, whole genome shotgun sequence, a single window of DNA contains:
- the LOC112766750 gene encoding protein WEAK CHLOROPLAST MOVEMENT UNDER BLUE LIGHT 1 isoform X1 yields MEGVEDKLPSDSSLKIDEKTPPVEHVEDKLPSESTSTIDEETQLVENVKDKQPSYLSTTTAEEVPPAESSEQDTNESSTESPANPISNGKMESDAHFPDTEASELATMPHASNAQTVIQDEDHSTGNSASTQNIAVDLSARSSQGNLLEDSESGAVEDSSGNHELPEDATVDLTERSRQGTLVEDSEPRAVEDTSGNHELPEDATVDVTERSHPGTLVEDTSGKHELRVDVTADGDPDKENIALASFSERKDLQNDHSELDSPEINDAHVTTASVGSTTHDKNVDAKRGLIDTTTPFESVKEAVSKFGGIVDWKAHRERTVERRTLVEQELEKAQVQIPEYKKQAEAAEKAKVKVLQELDSTKRLIEELKLNLERAQTEEHQARQDSELAKLRVEEMEQGIADESSVAAKAQLEVAKGRLKAAITDLASVKEELEVLRKEYASLVTDKDQAIKKAEEAVAASKEVEKTVEDLTIELISLKESLEIAHAAHLEAEEQRIGSVMVRDQDSLDWEKELEHTEEELQRLNEQILSAKDLKSKLETASALLLDLKAELTAYMESKIKQEGDEGAEKTHIDMQAAAELARKELDEIKLNTEKATAEVSCLKVAATSLKSELEQEKSTLASIRQREGMASIAVASLEAELDRTRSEIALVQMREKEAKEMMTELPKKLQQTAEEANQANLLAQAARDKLQKVKAEVEQAKAGVSTMESRLLAAQKEIEAAKASEKLAIAAIKALQESELTRSKNEVDPSTGVTLSLEEYYELSRRAHEAEERANARVAAANAEIEKAKESELKSFEMLDDVNREIAARREALKLAMERAEKAREAKLGVEQQLRKWRAEHVQRRKASESGQGGVNQTKSPRGSFEGRKEAHTADNLSSPKSLVHVEHDEGGTSPESKHDKKKKKSLFPRVLMFFAKRKVHKSGN; encoded by the exons AGATACTAATGAATCTTCCACTGAGTCTCCAGCCAACCCCATTAGTAATGGAAAAATGGAATCTGATGCTCATTTTCCAGACACTGAGGCCTCTGAATTAGCAACAATGCCACATGCTTCTAATGCTCAAACTGTAATACAAGATGAAGACCATTCAACTGGTAATTCAGCTTCAACCCAAAATATAGCTGTTGATTTATCAGCAAGGAGCAGCCAGGGAAACTTGCTTGAAGATTCTGAATCAGGGGCTGTAGAAGATAGCTCTGGCAACCATGAATTGccagaagatgcaacagttgattTAACAGAAAGAAGCCGCCAGGGAACCTTGGTTGAAGATTCTGAACCAAGGGCTGTAGAAGATACCTCTGGCAACCATGAATTGccagaagatgcaacagttgatgTAACAGAAAGAAGCCATCCGGGAACCTTGGTTGAAGACACCTCTGGCAAGCATGAATTGCGGGTAGATGTAACTGCTGATGGTGACCCTGATAAAGAGAATATAGCCTTGGCTTCCTTTTCTGAAAGAAAAGATTTGCAGAATGATCACAGTGAGCTAGATTCACCTGAAATCAATGATGCCCATGTTACCACAGCATCAGTTGGCTCAACCACTCATGATAAGAATGTTGATGCAAAAAGAGGCCTTATTGACACCACAACTCCTTTTGAATCTGTCAAGGAAGCTGTTTCCAAGTTTGGAGGAATTGTGGATTGGAAGGCTCACAGAGAACGGACTGTGGAG CGACGTACTCTAGTAGAACAAGAACTTGAGAAGGCACAAGTGCAGATTCCAGAGTACAAaaaacaagcagaggctgcaGAAAAGGCAAAAGTCAAAGTTCTGCAGGAGCTCGACAGTACTAAGAGACTAATAGAAGAGCTAAAACTTAACCTAGAGCGAGCACAAACAGAAGAGCATCAAGCAAGACAGGACTCGGAACTTGCAAAGCTCAGGGTGGAAGAGATGGAGCAGGGTATCGCAGATGAATCAAGTGTTGCAGCCAAGGCACAACTTGAGGTTGCTAAAGGCAGGTTAAAAGCAGCTATTACAGATTTAGCATCTGTAAAAGAGGAGCTCGAAGTTTTGCGTAAGGAATATGCTTCCTTAGTGACGGACAAAGATCAAGCTATTAAGAAAGCTGAGGAGGCAGTTGCTGCATCGAAGGAAGTAGAGAAGACAGTGGAAGATTTAACTATTGAGTTAATTTCTCTAAAGGAGTCATTAGAGATTGCACATGCTGCACACTTGGAAGCAGAGGAACAAAGAATAGGCTCCGTCATGGTAAGAGACCAGGATTCTCTCGATTGGGAGAAGGAACTCGAACATACGGAAGAAGAGCTTCAGAGACTCAATGAGCAGATTTTGTCTGCAAAGGATCTCAAATCTAAACTAGAAACAGCCTCTGCTTTATTACTTGATTTGAAAGCTGAATTAACTGCTTATATGGAGTCGAAAATAAAGCAGGAAGGTGATGAGGGAGCAGAGAAGACACACATTGATATGCAAGCAGCAGCTGAATTAGCAAGAAAGGAACTTGATGAAATAAAGCTTAACACAGAGAAGGCAACTGCTGAGGTTAGTTGCTTGAAGGTAGCTGCTACATCATTAAAATCAGAACTTGAACAAGAGAAATCTACTCTAGCTTCCATCAGGCAGAGAGAGGGAATGGCATCCATTGCAGTTGCATCTCTTGAAGCTGAATTGGATAGGACTAGATCAGAAATAGCGTTAGTTCAAATGAGGGAgaaagaagccaaggagatgatgACTGAATTACCCAAGAAACTACAACAAACTGCTGAAGAGGCTAATCAGGCCAACTTGCTTGCTCAAGCAGCTCGTGACAAACTGCAAAAAGTAAAGGCAGAAGTAGAGCAAGCTAAGGCTGGCGTAAGTACTATGGAAAGTAGATTACTTGCAGCTCAAAAAGAGATCGAGGCAGCTAAGGCTTCTGAAAAGCTGGCAATAGCAGCAATTAAAGCATTGCAAGAGAGTGAATTAACTAGAAGCAAAAATGAAGTGGATCCATCCACTGGGGTGACACTTTCTTTGGAGGAGTACTATGAGCTCAGCAGACGAGCGCATGAGGCAGAAGAGAGAGCCAATGCGAGGGTAGCAGCTGCTAATGCTGAAATTGAGAAGGCTAAGGAGTCTGAATTGAAGTCCTTCGAGAtgttggatgatgtgaatagagAGATAGCTGCTAGAAGGGAAGCTTTGAAGTTGGCAATGGAAAGAGCTGAGAAGGCAAGGGAAGCAAAATTAGGTGTAGAACAGCAATTACGAAAATGGAGGGCTGAACATGTGCAACGAAGAAAGGCCAGTGAATCTGGTCAAGGAGGTGTAAACCAGACTAAAAGTCCTAGGGGTAGTTTTGAAGGAAGGAAGGAAGCCCACACTGCAGATAATTTGTCTAGTCCAAAGTCTTTGGTGCATGTAGAGCATGATGAAGGTGGAACTTCCCCAGAATCAAAACatgataaaaagaagaagaagtcatTGTTTCCCCGGGTTTTGATGTTCTTTGCTAAGAGGAAAGTGCACAAGTCagggaattga
- the LOC112766755 gene encoding photosystem I chlorophyll a/b-binding protein 5, chloroplastic, with protein MAVAIGRNFHFQPCSSFKSKSIFIHKPSPGITYLWLHPAAGARVANGRSRQICAAVQQRATWLPGLDPPSYLDGTLAGDFGFDPLGLGEDPESLRWYVQAELVHCRFAMLGVLGILVTDLLRVTGLSKIPVWFEAGAAKYDIANTQTLLVVQLILMGFVETKRYMDFVSPGSQAKASFFGIEDSFEGLEPGYPGGPILNPLGLAKDIKNAHDWKLKEIKNGRLAMVAMLGIFVQASVTHVGPIDNLVEHLSNPWHKTIIQTLANS; from the exons ATGGCTGTGGCAATAGGAAGAAACTTCCATTTTCAGCCATGCTCTTCCTTCAAAAGTAAGAGCATCTTCATACATAAACCTTCACCAGGCATAACATACTTGTGGCTCCACCCTGCTGCAGGAGCCAGAGTCGCTAATGGACGCAGTAGGCAAATTTGTGCGGCGGTGCAACAGCGAGCAACATGGCTCCCAGGGCTCGATCCCCCGTCCTATCTCGACGGAAC TTTGGCTGGAGATTTCGGGTTTGACCCTCTTGGACTTGGAGAGGATCCTGAAAGCTTGAGATGGTACGTGCAAGCAGAACTAGTCCACTGTCGCTTTGCCATGCTTGGAGTCCTGGGAATTCTTGTCACAGAT TTACTCCGTGTCACAGGACTTAGTAAGATACCAGTTTGGTTTGAAGCGGGTGCAGCGAAATATGACATTGCCAACACACAGACCCTTTTAGTTGTTCAACTAATCTTGATGGG GTTTGTTGAAACAAAAAGGTACATGGATTTTGTTAGCCCTGGATCTCAAGCTAAAGCCTCCTTCTTTGGAATAGAAGATTCATTTGAAGGCTTGGAGCCAGGCTATCCTGGGGGACCTATATTAAATCCCCTTGGCCTAGCCAAAGACATAAAAAATGCTCATGACTGGAAGCTTAAAGAGATCAAGAATG GGCGACTCGCAATGGTGGCAATGCTTGGGATTTTTGTGCAAGCTTCGGTGACTCATGTTGGACCAATTGATAACCTTGTGGAGCATCTCTCCAATCCATGGCATAAGACTATTATTCAGACCCTTGCCAATTCTTAG
- the LOC112766750 gene encoding protein WEAK CHLOROPLAST MOVEMENT UNDER BLUE LIGHT 1 isoform X2 has product MESDAHFPDTEASELATMPHASNAQTVIQDEDHSTGNSASTQNIAVDLSARSSQGNLLEDSESGAVEDSSGNHELPEDATVDLTERSRQGTLVEDSEPRAVEDTSGNHELPEDATVDVTERSHPGTLVEDTSGKHELRVDVTADGDPDKENIALASFSERKDLQNDHSELDSPEINDAHVTTASVGSTTHDKNVDAKRGLIDTTTPFESVKEAVSKFGGIVDWKAHRERTVERRTLVEQELEKAQVQIPEYKKQAEAAEKAKVKVLQELDSTKRLIEELKLNLERAQTEEHQARQDSELAKLRVEEMEQGIADESSVAAKAQLEVAKGRLKAAITDLASVKEELEVLRKEYASLVTDKDQAIKKAEEAVAASKEVEKTVEDLTIELISLKESLEIAHAAHLEAEEQRIGSVMVRDQDSLDWEKELEHTEEELQRLNEQILSAKDLKSKLETASALLLDLKAELTAYMESKIKQEGDEGAEKTHIDMQAAAELARKELDEIKLNTEKATAEVSCLKVAATSLKSELEQEKSTLASIRQREGMASIAVASLEAELDRTRSEIALVQMREKEAKEMMTELPKKLQQTAEEANQANLLAQAARDKLQKVKAEVEQAKAGVSTMESRLLAAQKEIEAAKASEKLAIAAIKALQESELTRSKNEVDPSTGVTLSLEEYYELSRRAHEAEERANARVAAANAEIEKAKESELKSFEMLDDVNREIAARREALKLAMERAEKAREAKLGVEQQLRKWRAEHVQRRKASESGQGGVNQTKSPRGSFEGRKEAHTADNLSSPKSLVHVEHDEGGTSPESKHDKKKKKSLFPRVLMFFAKRKVHKSGN; this is encoded by the exons ATGGAATCTGATGCTCATTTTCCAGACACTGAGGCCTCTGAATTAGCAACAATGCCACATGCTTCTAATGCTCAAACTGTAATACAAGATGAAGACCATTCAACTGGTAATTCAGCTTCAACCCAAAATATAGCTGTTGATTTATCAGCAAGGAGCAGCCAGGGAAACTTGCTTGAAGATTCTGAATCAGGGGCTGTAGAAGATAGCTCTGGCAACCATGAATTGccagaagatgcaacagttgattTAACAGAAAGAAGCCGCCAGGGAACCTTGGTTGAAGATTCTGAACCAAGGGCTGTAGAAGATACCTCTGGCAACCATGAATTGccagaagatgcaacagttgatgTAACAGAAAGAAGCCATCCGGGAACCTTGGTTGAAGACACCTCTGGCAAGCATGAATTGCGGGTAGATGTAACTGCTGATGGTGACCCTGATAAAGAGAATATAGCCTTGGCTTCCTTTTCTGAAAGAAAAGATTTGCAGAATGATCACAGTGAGCTAGATTCACCTGAAATCAATGATGCCCATGTTACCACAGCATCAGTTGGCTCAACCACTCATGATAAGAATGTTGATGCAAAAAGAGGCCTTATTGACACCACAACTCCTTTTGAATCTGTCAAGGAAGCTGTTTCCAAGTTTGGAGGAATTGTGGATTGGAAGGCTCACAGAGAACGGACTGTGGAG CGACGTACTCTAGTAGAACAAGAACTTGAGAAGGCACAAGTGCAGATTCCAGAGTACAAaaaacaagcagaggctgcaGAAAAGGCAAAAGTCAAAGTTCTGCAGGAGCTCGACAGTACTAAGAGACTAATAGAAGAGCTAAAACTTAACCTAGAGCGAGCACAAACAGAAGAGCATCAAGCAAGACAGGACTCGGAACTTGCAAAGCTCAGGGTGGAAGAGATGGAGCAGGGTATCGCAGATGAATCAAGTGTTGCAGCCAAGGCACAACTTGAGGTTGCTAAAGGCAGGTTAAAAGCAGCTATTACAGATTTAGCATCTGTAAAAGAGGAGCTCGAAGTTTTGCGTAAGGAATATGCTTCCTTAGTGACGGACAAAGATCAAGCTATTAAGAAAGCTGAGGAGGCAGTTGCTGCATCGAAGGAAGTAGAGAAGACAGTGGAAGATTTAACTATTGAGTTAATTTCTCTAAAGGAGTCATTAGAGATTGCACATGCTGCACACTTGGAAGCAGAGGAACAAAGAATAGGCTCCGTCATGGTAAGAGACCAGGATTCTCTCGATTGGGAGAAGGAACTCGAACATACGGAAGAAGAGCTTCAGAGACTCAATGAGCAGATTTTGTCTGCAAAGGATCTCAAATCTAAACTAGAAACAGCCTCTGCTTTATTACTTGATTTGAAAGCTGAATTAACTGCTTATATGGAGTCGAAAATAAAGCAGGAAGGTGATGAGGGAGCAGAGAAGACACACATTGATATGCAAGCAGCAGCTGAATTAGCAAGAAAGGAACTTGATGAAATAAAGCTTAACACAGAGAAGGCAACTGCTGAGGTTAGTTGCTTGAAGGTAGCTGCTACATCATTAAAATCAGAACTTGAACAAGAGAAATCTACTCTAGCTTCCATCAGGCAGAGAGAGGGAATGGCATCCATTGCAGTTGCATCTCTTGAAGCTGAATTGGATAGGACTAGATCAGAAATAGCGTTAGTTCAAATGAGGGAgaaagaagccaaggagatgatgACTGAATTACCCAAGAAACTACAACAAACTGCTGAAGAGGCTAATCAGGCCAACTTGCTTGCTCAAGCAGCTCGTGACAAACTGCAAAAAGTAAAGGCAGAAGTAGAGCAAGCTAAGGCTGGCGTAAGTACTATGGAAAGTAGATTACTTGCAGCTCAAAAAGAGATCGAGGCAGCTAAGGCTTCTGAAAAGCTGGCAATAGCAGCAATTAAAGCATTGCAAGAGAGTGAATTAACTAGAAGCAAAAATGAAGTGGATCCATCCACTGGGGTGACACTTTCTTTGGAGGAGTACTATGAGCTCAGCAGACGAGCGCATGAGGCAGAAGAGAGAGCCAATGCGAGGGTAGCAGCTGCTAATGCTGAAATTGAGAAGGCTAAGGAGTCTGAATTGAAGTCCTTCGAGAtgttggatgatgtgaatagagAGATAGCTGCTAGAAGGGAAGCTTTGAAGTTGGCAATGGAAAGAGCTGAGAAGGCAAGGGAAGCAAAATTAGGTGTAGAACAGCAATTACGAAAATGGAGGGCTGAACATGTGCAACGAAGAAAGGCCAGTGAATCTGGTCAAGGAGGTGTAAACCAGACTAAAAGTCCTAGGGGTAGTTTTGAAGGAAGGAAGGAAGCCCACACTGCAGATAATTTGTCTAGTCCAAAGTCTTTGGTGCATGTAGAGCATGATGAAGGTGGAACTTCCCCAGAATCAAAACatgataaaaagaagaagaagtcatTGTTTCCCCGGGTTTTGATGTTCTTTGCTAAGAGGAAAGTGCACAAGTCagggaattga
- the LOC112766752 gene encoding protein CYPRO4, whose translation MGANHSRDELLDSSDEEEEEVNYEDATEGGGGDSSSERRIKSPSSLDEVEAKLKALKLKYSSATPNAVKLYLHVGGNTPQAKWVTADKLTSYSFVRARRLGEEQDEEEEDDEDDDEQEGGESWWFLKVGSKIRSKVGLEMQLKAFASQRRVDFVSRAVWAMKFFTEQDYNTFITRFQDCMFENTHGVEATEQNKLKVYGKDFIGWANPDAADDSMWEDAEDAFAKSPASATPVRATQDLREEFEEAANGGIQSLALGALDNSFLVGDTGIQVVKNFAHGIHGKGAFVHFGQGYQRDRVCASSLEHCTPKKTLLMKAETNMLLMSPVGGGKLHSTGLHQLDIETGKVVTEWKFGKDGTDITMRDITNDSKGAQLDPTGSTFLGLDDNRLCRWDMRDRNGIVQNIADASTPVLNWAQGHQFSRGTNFQCFATTGDGSIVVGSLDGKIRLYSINSMRQAKTAFPGLGSPITHVDVTYDGKWIVGTTDTYLIVICAVFTDKDGKTKTGFSGRMGNKIAAPRLLKLNPLDSHSAGTNNKFRNAQFSWVTENGKQERHIVATVGKFSVIWNFQQVKDGSHVCYENQQGLKSCYCYKIVLRDDSIVDSRFMHDKFAVTDSPEAPLVIATPMKVSSFSISSKR comes from the exons ATGGGTGCCAATCACAGCCGTGATGAGCTTCTAGATTCTTCcgacgaggaagaagaagaagtaaactACGAAGACGCCACTGAAGGAGGAGGTGGAGACTCGAGCTCAGAGCGCAGAATCAAAAGCCCATCATCGCTCGATGAGGTTGAGGCAAAGCTCAAAGCCCTCAAGCTCAAGTACTCATCAGCCACCCCCAACGCCGTCAAGCTCTACCTCCACGTCGGCGGTAACACCCCACAAGCCAAATGGGTAACTGCCGACAAACTCACATCTTACTCTTTCGTTAGGGCCCGGCGACTCGGAGAAGAACAagacgaagaggaagaagacgacgaGGATGACGATGAGCAGGAAGGCGGAGAGTCATGGTGGTTCTTGAAGGTTGGTTCGAAGATCCGATCCAAGGTGGGTTTGGAGATGCAGTTGAAAGCCTTCGCCAGCCAGCGGCGCGTGGACTTCGTTTCACGCGCCGTCTGGGCCATGAAGTTCTTCACGGAGCAAGACTACAATACATTCATCACGCGCTTCCAGGATTGCATGTTTGAAAACACGCACGGCGTTGAGGCCACAGAGCAGAACAAGCTCAAAGTGTACGGCAAGGATTTCATCGGTTGGGCGAATCCCGATGCCGCCGACGATTCCATGTGGGAAGACGCAGAGGACGCGTTCGCCAAGAGCCCCGCCTCCGCCACTCCGGTTAGGGCTACTCAGGATTTGAGGGAAGAGTTCGAAGAAGCCGCGAATGGCGGGATTCAGAGCTTGGCGTTGGGGGCATTGGACAATAGCTTCTTGGTTGGCGATACCGGAATCCAGGTGGTGAAGAATTTCGCTCATGGAATCCATGGGAAGGGTGCTTTTGTGCATTTCGGACAAGGATACCAAAGGGATAGggtttgtgcttcttctttggaGCATTGCACTCCGAAGAAGACGCTCCTGATGAAGGCGGAGACAAACATGCTTCTCATGAGTCCAGTGGGCGGTGGAAAGCTTCACTCCACCGGGCTTCATCAGCTTGATATCGAGACTGGGAAGGTTGTGACTGAGTGGAAGTTTGGTAAAGATGGCACTGATATCACAATGAGGGACATCACTAATGATAGTAAAGGTGCTCAATTGGATCCTACAGGTTCAACTTTTCTAGGTTTGGATGATAACAGGCTTTGTAGGTGGGACATGCGCGATCGCAATGGGATTGTTCAGAACATTGCTGATGCTAGCACCCCAGTGTTGAATTGGGCGCAGGGCCACCAGTTTTCAAGAGGGACTAATTTCCAGTGCTTTGCTACCACTGGTGATGGTTCCATTGTTGTTGGGTCTCTGGATGGGAAGATTCGCCTCTATTCGATCAACTCTATGAGGCAGGCCAAGACGGCTTTTCCTGGCCTCGGTTCGCCTATTACTCATGTTGATGTTACCTACGATGGGAAGTGGATTGTGGGCACAACGGATACATATTTGATTGTCATTTGTGCTGTGTTTACTGATAAGGATGGAAAGACAAAAACTGGTTTTTCTGGTCGCATGGGGAATAAGATTGCTGCTCCTAGGTTGTTGAAGCTGAATCCTCTGGATTCTCATTCAGCTGGAACCAATAACAAGTTCCGCAATGCTCAGTTTTCATGG GTGACTGAAAATGGGAAGCAGGAGCGCCATATAGTAGCCACAGTGGGGAAATTCAGTGTGATATGGAATTTCCAACAAGTCAAGGATGGTTCTCATGTGTGCTACGAGAATCAGCAGGGTCTAAAGAGTTGTTACTGCTACAAGATAGTCCTCAGGGATGATTCCATTGTTGATAGCCGATTTATGCATGACAAGTTTGCAGTTACTGATTCTCCTGAGGCTCCATTGGTGATTGCTACCCCAATGAAAGTTAGCTCTTTCAGCATATCCAGCAAGCGATGA